Proteins found in one Sporosarcina sp. FSL K6-3457 genomic segment:
- the gpsB gene encoding cell division regulator GpsB — translation MDTKLDSKTILEKEFKTGLRGYQQEEVDLFLDDVIHDYEAFKKTITELRTENARMKEELAEAQKRPAAGSAGTTNFDILKRISNLEKQVFGSKLFDQE, via the coding sequence ATGGATACTAAACTCGATTCAAAAACAATTCTTGAAAAGGAATTCAAGACGGGCCTTCGTGGTTACCAACAGGAGGAAGTCGATCTTTTCCTTGACGATGTCATTCACGATTATGAAGCTTTTAAAAAGACGATTACAGAATTGCGTACCGAAAATGCGCGTATGAAAGAAGAACTAGCAGAAGCGCAAAAGCGTCCGGCGGCAGGAAGTGCTGGCACAACGAATTTCGATATATTGAAACGTATCTCCAATCTAGAGAAGCAAGTGTTTGGTAGTAAGCTTTTTGATCAAGAATAA
- a CDS encoding ribonuclease H-like domain-containing protein, with product MSYEQKLMQMKKMLKKTDSKVVPEAVKVVAQAPPYEQAWLDAGLTKEVNKHGIVYKRIVEYAKDYQHGDIVLSGLKSTLEEWKKSGEAHPLSPDFSKPLVFFDTETTGLKGAGTLIFLLGFIVETASSFKLTQYVLPGPDHEAAFLYASKLWETSTTLVTYNGKSFDVPQLETRWTMNRKEIPPLLEHTQIDLLHGSRRIWKDEMGTFRLPAIEEEKLGFMRDGDIPGHMAPIIYQDAVKNGRAELLMKVLVHNEWDILSLVALYIRSTDLLLKTETPESAITHTNIGKWFADLKSHERSKQVFASAIATYGVDHPATHFHFGFILKREQQYVDAVASFSIAAAGLTGRERIVALEELAKLYEHKLKELKKALDITQEAIWLVQVATDLTAAFQKRVGNDFAKREIRIKRKLFPGQSHDTTLDGSY from the coding sequence ATGTCCTATGAACAAAAGCTGATGCAGATGAAGAAAATGTTGAAAAAAACAGATAGCAAAGTGGTGCCTGAGGCTGTCAAAGTGGTGGCGCAAGCTCCGCCTTATGAACAAGCGTGGCTCGATGCAGGACTGACAAAAGAAGTGAACAAACATGGTATCGTCTATAAACGTATTGTGGAATATGCCAAGGATTATCAGCATGGTGATATTGTTCTTTCAGGATTGAAGTCGACATTGGAAGAGTGGAAGAAATCTGGTGAAGCGCATCCTTTGTCACCGGATTTTTCAAAGCCACTCGTTTTTTTCGATACAGAAACGACAGGCTTAAAGGGAGCGGGAACGCTCATTTTTCTTCTCGGATTTATCGTTGAGACAGCGAGCTCTTTTAAACTAACACAATATGTGCTACCAGGACCCGATCATGAAGCTGCGTTTCTGTATGCATCGAAATTATGGGAAACATCGACGACCCTTGTGACGTATAACGGTAAAAGTTTTGATGTCCCGCAGCTTGAAACGCGCTGGACAATGAATCGTAAAGAAATTCCGCCGTTGCTTGAACATACACAGATTGATTTGTTACATGGCTCTAGACGCATTTGGAAAGATGAAATGGGTACATTTAGATTGCCAGCTATTGAAGAAGAGAAACTTGGATTCATGCGTGACGGAGATATCCCAGGGCATATGGCGCCGATTATTTATCAGGATGCTGTAAAAAATGGTCGTGCGGAACTTCTGATGAAGGTACTCGTCCATAACGAGTGGGACATCCTGTCACTTGTCGCCCTCTATATTCGTTCTACGGATTTACTGTTGAAGACGGAAACGCCTGAGTCAGCGATTACGCATACGAATATTGGCAAGTGGTTTGCGGATTTGAAGTCACATGAGCGTAGTAAACAAGTTTTTGCAAGTGCTATTGCCACGTACGGTGTCGATCATCCTGCGACGCATTTTCACTTTGGTTTCATCCTGAAAAGGGAGCAGCAATATGTGGATGCTGTTGCTTCATTTTCAATTGCGGCAGCGGGTTTGACAGGTCGTGAACGAATCGTTGCGTTGGAGGAATTAGCGAAGCTTTACGAGCATAAGCTAAAAGAGTTGAAGAAAGCATTAGATATTACACAAGAAGCGATATGGCTAGTGCAAGTAGCTACTGACTTGACGGCGGCGTTCCAGAAACGAGTAGGAAATGATTTTGCGAAACGGGAAATAAGAATTAAAAGAAAACTATTTCCCGGGCAATCGCATGATACGACATTGGATGGCAGTTACTGA